The Amycolatopsis sp. QT-25 genomic sequence CGACGAATGGGCGGGCCGGGTGGCGGGCGCCTTGACGGCGAGGGGGGTGCGCCGGGGCGACCGGGTCGGGGTCGTGCTGGAACGGTCGGCGGAGCTGGTGGCGGCCTGGCTCGGGGTCTGGAAGGCGGGAGCGGCGTTCGTGCCGGTCTCGCCGGACTACCCGGCGGACCGGGTGGCCTTCATGCTGGCGGACTCTTCGGTCGCGGCGGTGGTGTGCGCAGCGGGGACCTCGGATCTGGTGCCCGCGGGATACGCGCGGATCGTGGTGGACGAAGCCATCGAGGGCGCCCTCGCCCCGATCTCCGTCCGGGCGGAGGACCCGGCCTACGTGATCTACACGTCCGGATCGACCGGGACCCCGAAGGGCGTGGTGGTCCAGCACCGGGCCGCGGCGATCCTGGTGGGAGATCCGGGGTGGGCGGTCGGGCCCGGCGACACGGTGCTGATGCACGCTCCGCACACCTTCGACGCGTCGGTGTACGACCTGTGGGTGTCGCTCGGCGCGGGGGCGGGGGTGCTGCTCGCCGAGCCCGGCTTGGTCGACGCGGAGCGGCTCGCCGCCTACGTGACCAAGGGCGTCACCTCGGTGGTGATGATGGCGGGGCAGTTCCGGGCGCTGGCACAGGAGTCGCCGGAGGTCTTCTCGGGATTGCGCGAACTGCTGCTGAGCGGCGACGTGGTGCCGTCCGAGGTGGTGGACCGGGTCCGGCGGGCCTGCCCGCGGTTGCGGATCTGGCACGCGTACGGCCCGACCGAGGCCGCGGTGTGCGTGTCGTCGAAGGCGATCGAGCCGGGGGAGCGGCTCGCGCCGACGTTGCCGATCGGCGGGCCGCTGCCGGGCAGGCGGCTGTATGTGCTGGACCTCTTCCTGCGCCCGGTGCCGCCGGGTGTCGCGGGTGAGCTGTACATCGGCGGCGACGCGGTGGCACAGGGGTATCTGGGCCGCCCGGCGTTGACGTCGGAGCGGTTCGTCGCGGATCCGTTCGCCGCCGGCCGGAGGATGTACCGGACCGGGGACGTGGCGTACTGGACGGACGAGGGCGAGCTGGTGTTCGCCGGCCGGGCCGACGACCAGGTCAAGATCCGTGGCTTCCGGGTGGAGCCGGGTGAGATCGAGGCGGCGCTGGCGGCGCTGCCCGGGGTCGATCAGGCGGTGGTGGTGGCCCGTGACGGCCGGTTGATCGGCTACGTCGTGTCCGGCGGCGAGGTGGATCCGAGACGGCTGCGCGAGCAGGTCGCCGAGACGTTGCCGGACCATCTGGTGCCGGCGGCGGTCGTGGCGGTGGACGCCTTGCCCGTGACGGCGAACGGCAAGGTCGACCGGGCGGCGTTGCCGGATCCCGATTTCGGCGGACTGGTTTCCGGCCGGGAGCCGGTGACCGAAGCGGAGCGGGCGTTGTGCGCGCTCTTCGCCGAAGTGCTCGGTCTGGACCGGATCGGCGCGGACGACAGTTTCTTCGAATTGGGCGGGGATTCGCTCCTGTCGATGCAATTGGCGGCGCGGGCGCATCGCGACGGGATGACGTTCGGCGCGCGGGAGGTGTTCGAGTACCGGACGCCTTCGAAAATCGCGGCGATCATCGGCCGCGGAACGGCCGCCCCCGCCGGGGGAGGGCAGGCGGACGTCGCCCTGCTCGACATCGGACGCGACGAGATCGACGAATTCGAAGCCGAGTTCGACGCCGAGGGTCCCTTCCTCGGTACCTGAAGGCTTCCTTCCTCGCGCCTGGGTACAGGAAGGGCCTTCGTGTACTTCACCTTCACGCTCGACAAAAGGCACCTTGGACATGTTGTCCGGTCCGGCGTTTCAGGCGGATGATCCTTGCACAGGGGGAAAACACCCTGCCTGACGCCGCCATCCTCGACCCGGGCAAAGACGAGATCGAGGAATTCGAGGCTGAGTTCGGCGACGAACTTCAAGCCCTTCGCTGATCGAGGGAGATATTGATGGCTCAGTCGCGGATCGAGGAAATCTGGCCGCTGTCGCCGCTGCAGGCCGGGTTGCTCTTCCACGCGGTCTACGACGGTGAAGGCCCCGACGTCTACATAGGACAGTGGATCCTGGACCTCGACGGGCCGGTGGACGCCGGAAGGCTGCGCGAGGCCTGGGCGGCCGTGCTGGCCAGGCACGCCCCGCTGCGGGCCTGCTTCCGGCAGCGCAAAACGGGTGAGACGGTACAGCTCATCGCCCGGCAGGTGGAACTGCCGTGGCGGGAGGTCGACCTCTCCCACCTCGAAGACGCCGAAGAAGCCGTGCGGGAACTCTCCGAAGAGGACCGGACGAAGCGCTTCGATCTCGCGCAGGCACCGTTGCTGCGCTTGACTTTGCTCCGGCTCGGGCAGGAAACGCACCGCCTCGTGGTGACCTGTCACCACACGATCCTCGACGGCTGGTCGCTGCCGATCGTGGTCGACGAGATGTCGGAACTGTACGCGGCGGGCGGGGACAGGCCGTCGCTGCCGGAAGTGACCTCCTACGGGGCCTATCTCGCGTGGCTGAACCGGCAGGACAAGACGCGGTCGCTGTCGGCGTGGACGGCGGAGCTGAGCGGTGCCGAGGAGCCGACACTGGTGGCGCCCGCCGATTCCGGCCGGGCGCCGTCGGTACCGGAGAGCGTCGAGGTCCGGCTTCCGTCGGCTCTCCTGCGCTCGCTGGGTGAGCTGGCCCGCGGGCAGGGGTTGACGCTGAACACGGTCGTCCAGGGCGCGTGGGCGATGGTGCTGGCGCGGCTCGCCGGCCGGACCGACGTGGTGTTCGGCGCGACGGTGTCGGCGCGCCCGCCGGATCTGCCCGGCGTGGAAGGAATGGTGGGGCTGTTCCTCAACACGGTTCCCGTGCGCGTGCGGCTGCACGGCGCCACCCCGGTCACGGAACTGCTGACGGATCTGCAGAAACGGCAGTCGGCCCTCATCCCCGACCAGTACGTGGGGTTGGCGGACATCCAGCACGAGGCCGGCCCCGGTGCCGTCTTCGACACGCTGATCGTCTTCGAGAAGTTCCACCACGAGCCCGGCGACCGGGAAACCCTGGTCACCAGGATCAACCAGGGCCGGATCGCCGCCCACTACCCGCTGACACTGGTCGCCGTCCCCGGCGAGTCGCTGCTCCTCAAACTCGACTATCTGCCGGATCTGTTCGACCGGGACACCGCGCTTTCCATCCTCGAACGCTTCGGTGAGGTGCTGCGCCGCCTGACCGGCGCGGCCGACCTCACGGTGGCCGACGTTGAGGTGACGACCGGGGCCGAACGCGACCTGGTGGTGAACCACTGGGGTGCCGCGTCCGCCCCGGCGCCGGGCACGCTTCCCCTGGGGCTGTTCGACGACCAGGTCGAGAGCCGCCGTGACGAGATCGCGGTCGTCGAGGGTGACTCGGCGCTGTCCTACGGCGAACTGGCCGGGCACGCGGAGCGGATCGCCGGTTACCTGACCGGCCGGGGCGTCCGGCGCGGTGATCGCGTGGCCGTGGTGATGGACCGCTCGCGCGATCTCGTCGCGACGTTGCTCGCGGTGTGGAAAGCGGGCGCGGCGTACGTCCCGGTCGACCCCGCCTATCCGGTGGACCGCGTGAAGTTCATGCTCTCCGACGCCGATCCGGCGGCGGTGGTGTGCACGGAAACGTACCGGAGCGCGGTGCTGGACGGAGGGCTCGAACCGATCGTCCTCGACGATCCGGCGACGCGGCAGGCGGTGGCCGGGGCCACTCGCCGCCCGGCCGCCGTGAGCGCGCACGACGTCGCCTACGTGATGTACACGTCGGGTTCGACCGGCACGCCGAAGGGGGTCGCGGTGTCCCACGGCGATGTCGCGGCACTGGTCGGGGAGCCCGGCTGGCGGGTCGGCCCCGGAGACACCGTGCTGATGCACGCCTCGCACGCTTTCGACATCTCCTTGTTCGAGCTGTGGGTGCCGTTGCTCACGGGTGCCCGGCTGATGCTCGCCGGACCGGGGGCGGTGGACGGCGAAGCGCTCGCGGGTTACGTCGCCGCGGGGGTCACGGCCGCCCACCTCACCGCGGGCTCCTTCCGCGTGCTGGCGGAGGAGGCGCCGGAGTCGGTCGCCGGTCTGCGCGAGGTGCTGACCGGTGGGGACGCCGTGCCACTGGCGGCGGTGGAGCGGGTGCGAAAGGTGTGCCCGGAGGTGCGGGTGCGGCATCTCTACGGTCCGACGGAAGCCACGTTGTGTGCGACCTGGTGGGTAGTGGAACCCGGTGCCCCGACGGGATCGGTGCTGCCGATCGGCCGTCCGCTCGCGGGACGGCGGGCCTACGTCCTCGACGCGTTCCTGCGGCCCGTGCCACCGGGGTCGCCGGGGGAGCTGTACGTCGCCGGAGCCGGTGTGGCGCAGGGCTACCTGAGCCGTTCGGCGTTGACGGCCGAGCGGTTCGTCGCCGATCCGTTCGTTCCCGGCGCGCGGATGTACCGGACCGGGGATCTGGCGTCCTGGACCGGCGAGGGCACGCTGGTCTTCGCCGGACGCGCCGACGATCAGGTGAAGATCCGCGGGTACCGGGTGGAGCCCGGTGAGGTCGAGGCCGCCCTCGCCGCCCTGCCCGGTGTCGGTCAGGCGGTGGTGCTCGCCCGGCACGAGCAGCTGATCGGTTACGTGGTCGCCGAAGCCGGACAGGACGCCGACCCGGCGCGGCTGCGCGAACGGCTCGCCGGGACGCTGCCCGAATTCATGATCCCGGCCGCGCTGCTGGTGCTGGACGAGTTGCCGTTGACGGTCAACGGCAAGGTGGACCGGCAGGCGCTGCCCGAACCGGACTTCTCCTCGAAGGCGGCGGGCCGCGAGCCCTCGACCGAGGCCGAACGAGTCCTTTGTGGAGTGTTCGCCGACGTGCTCGGCCTGGAGCGGGTCGGCGTGGAGGACAGCTTCTTCGAGCTGGGCGGCGACTCGATCTCGTCGATGCAGGTCGCCGCCCGCGCGCGGCGCGAGGGCATCTCCCTGACACCGCGGCTGGTGTTCGAACACCGGACCCCCGGCAGGCTGGCGGTGCTGGCGAACGAGGCCCCGGTACGTAAGTTCACTGCGGACAGTGCGGCCACGGGTGTCGGTGAGATCCCGTGGACGCCGGTGATGCGGGCCCTCGGGAAGGACGCCTTGCGCCCCGGTTTCGCGCAGGCGCGCATCGTCGTCACTCCGGCGGGCTTCGACCCGGACGCACTCCCGAAGGCCCTGCAAGCCGTGCTGGACGTGCACGACCTTCTCCGGGTCCGCGTGGAATCCGATGGACGGCTGATGGTGGCCGCGCCGGGTGCGGTGGCCGCGGCCGGTCTGGTGACGCGGGTGGCGGCGGGCAGCGGTGATATCGGTGACAGCGGTGATGTCGATGAACTCGCCGAGCGCGAGGCCAGGACGGCGGCGGGCACGCTGGACCCGGCGGCGGGAATCGTGGCGCGGCTCGTCTGGATCGACGCCGGGAACGCCGAGCCGGGCCGGTTGGCCTTCGTGGCGCATCACCTGGCGGTGGACGCGGTCTCGTGGGGGATCCTGCTGCCGGATCTCCGGGCGGCTTACGACGAGGTCGTCGCCGGTGGAACCCCCGCACTCGAACCCGCGACGACGTCGTACCGGCAGTGGGCGCGACGGCTGACCGAGCAGGCCTCGCGTGAGGACACCGTGGCCGAACTCGACCGGTGGATCGCCGTGCTGGAGGGCGCGAAACCGGCGCTGGAACCGCACGCCGGGCAGGCGCACTCGTGGTCGGCGACCCTGTCCGGATCCGTGGCGCGCGCCTTGGTCGCCCGGGTGCCGGGAGCTTTCCACTGTGGCGTGCAAGACGTCCTGCTGGCCGGGCTCGCCGGTGCGGTGGCCGCCGACGCCGCGGTTCTGGTGGACGTGGAAGGCCACGGCCGCGACGCCGCCGACGGTGAGGACCTGGTGCGCACCGTCGGCTGGTTCACCAGCGTTCATCCGGTCCGGCTCGACGTTTCCGGTGTCGATCTCCCGGCCGCGGCGGCCGGGGGAACGGCGGCGGGGGAGTTGCTGAAGACGGTCAAGGAACAGGTCGGCGCCGTTCCCGGCGACGGGCTCGGTCATGGACTGCTGCGCCATCTCAACCCCGACACCCGGGCCAGGCTGGCCGGGCTCCCGTCCGCGCAGATCGGCTTCACCTATCTCGGCCGTTCCGGGCACGCCGCCGGGGACGGCGCGTGGCGGCTGACCGACGGGTCGCTCGGCGGTGGCCCGGAGATGGTCCTCGGCCACGCACTGGAGGCCGGCGCGGACGTGCAGGACACGCCGGCCGGACCCCGGCTGAGGCTCGTCGTGGAAGGCCGGGATCTCGACCCCGCCACGGTGGAGCGGCTCGGCGAGGCCTGGGCGGAGATGCTGACCGGTCTCGCGGCCCACGGCGCCGCTCCCGGCGCCGGTGGGCACACACCGTCCGATTTCGCTCTCGTCGCTTTGACGCAGCGGGACGTCACGGAACTCGAGGCCGCGGCGCCGGGACTGACGGACATCTGGCCGCTGTCCCCGCTGCAGGAAGGCATGCTCTTCGAACGTGCCTTCGACGAGGACGGCGTCGACGTCTACCAGAGCCAGCGGATCCTCGACCTCGACGGACCGCTCGACGCGCGACGGCTGCGCGCCGCCTGGAACCGGGTGCTCTCCCGGCACGAATCGCTCCGGGCGGGCTTCCACCAGCTCGGCTCGGGTGAAACGGTGCAGGTCATCGTCGACGCGGCCGAAATCCCTTGGCGTGAAGCCGATCTGTCGCAGCTCGACGAGGCGGACGCGGCCGTGGAGACCGCCCGCCTGCTCGCGGAGGACCAGGCGGAACGGTTCGACGTGACCCGGGCGCCGCTGCTCCGGCTCACGCTGATCCGCCTCGGCGCGGACCGGCATCGCCTCGTGGTGACGTCGCACCACGTGATCCTGGACGGCTGGTCGACACCGCTCGTCTTGGGCGAGGTGTCGACCGCCTACGCGGGCGGCCGGAACCTTCCGCCGGCACCGTCCTATCAGGACTACTTGGCGTGGCTGAATGAACAGGACGAGAAGGCGACCCGCGCGGCTTGGCGGGCCGAGCTCGCCGGCGCGGACGAACCGACCGTGGTGGACGCCGACGCGGGCAAGACGATGGTGATGCCGGACAACCACGCCGAATCGCTGTCCGAGGAGGAGACGCGGGCCCTCGCCGACTTCGCCCGTGGTCATGACCTGACGTTGAGCACGATCCTGCAGGCCGCGTGGGCCTTGGTACTGGCGCGGCTGGCGGGCCGGACCGATGTGGTGTTCGGCAACGTGGTGTCCGGGCGGCCGGCGGAGGTGCCGGACGTCGAGCGGGTGGTGGGGATGTTCATCAACACCGTCCCGGCCCGGGTGCGGTTCGACGGCGGCCGGTCGGTGCTGGAGACGCTCCGGGACCTGCAGGCGCGGCAGTCGACGCTGTCCGAGCACCAGTACCCGGGGCTGCCGGAGATCCAGAAGGCGGCGGGGCCGGGCGCGGTCTTCGACACCATCGTGATGATCGAGAACTACCCGCACACCGCCGACGGTCTCGGCGACGACGGCGGGATCAAGATCGGCTCGGTCGCCACCCGGACTGGCACCAGCTATCCGCTGAGCATGAACGCCGGTCTCGGGGATCGCTTGCGGGTCAACGTGTCCTACCGGCCGGACCGGATCAGCCGGGAGACGGCCGCCGAGGTCGCGAGGCAGGTCGTGCGGGTCGCCGGACGGATACCCGCGGAGGCTTCGCTTCCCGTCGGCCGCCTGGCCGTGACGAGCGAAGCGGCACGCGCGTCGGTGGTGGAGCGCTGGAACTCGACCGGCGAAGCGCACGGCGGGCCGTCCGTGGTCGAGGCGTTCCGGAGCAGGGTGGGCGCCTCGCCGGAGGCGGTGGCGGTCGTCGACGGGGGACGCACCCTGTCCTACGCCGAGCTGGACCGCGCATCGGATCGCCTGGCGGGATACCTGGCCGCGACCGGCGTCCGGCGCGGTGACCGCGTCGGCGTGGTGCTGGAGCGCGGCGTGGACCTGCTCGTCGCCCTCCTCGCGGTGTGGAAAGCGGGGGCGGCGCAGGTCCCGGTGAACACGGACCATCCCGCGGACCGGATCGAACGGATGCTGTCCGACGCCGGGGCGTCGGTGGCGGTCTGCGTGGAGAAGACCCGGACCGCGGTGCCGGACAAGGTCGAGCCGGTGGTCGTGGACGCGCCGGAAGTCGCGGGAGCACGGCACGGGGCACCGTCGCTCACGGTCGGAGCGCACGACGTGGCCTACGTGATGTACACGTCGGGGTCGACCGGTGTGCCGAAGGGAGTCGCGGTACCGCACGGCAGCGTG encodes the following:
- a CDS encoding amino acid adenylation domain-containing protein, encoding MNASTTRSGSALAEIWPLSPMQEGMLYHASLLSEDAPDIQTTQQTQFLDGPLDAKRFRESWEILLDRHAALRACFHRRKSGEPVQLVFRGAKLPWAEHDLSHLAEPDALAEVSSIAEKERAGKFDLAKPPLLRLTLIRLGRDRHCLVTTSHHLVMDGWSRAILESELLDIYAAGGAGPRLRPAGSYGDYLAWLDRQDKQAARAAWHAELAGADGSSLGLPERPGTALGTPARELIRHSPDFTSTLADFARGHGLTLNTLVQGAWAVVLARLARRRDVVFGAVVSGRPAELPGVEQTVGLFIGTVPVRVRLDGGQSILGLLTELQERQSALVPHHHLGLPEIQKLGGAGFDTVVGFENYADPAAGAVSPSGLRLSLREYHQAAPYAMTLVVMPGESLETDLQYQPELVGASLAEQAHRGLVRVLERMIAEPAAPVGRLDVVGAAERELVVERWNDTGDGVPAVSVPELFREQVRKAPGATAVIDGDRVWSFAELDEWAGRVAGALTARGVRRGDRVGVVLERSAELVAAWLGVWKAGAAFVPVSPDYPADRVAFMLADSSVAAVVCAAGTSDLVPAGYARIVVDEAIEGALAPISVRAEDPAYVIYTSGSTGTPKGVVVQHRAAAILVGDPGWAVGPGDTVLMHAPHTFDASVYDLWVSLGAGAGVLLAEPGLVDAERLAAYVTKGVTSVVMMAGQFRALAQESPEVFSGLRELLLSGDVVPSEVVDRVRRACPRLRIWHAYGPTEAAVCVSSKAIEPGERLAPTLPIGGPLPGRRLYVLDLFLRPVPPGVAGELYIGGDAVAQGYLGRPALTSERFVADPFAAGRRMYRTGDVAYWTDEGELVFAGRADDQVKIRGFRVEPGEIEAALAALPGVDQAVVVARDGRLIGYVVSGGEVDPRRLREQVAETLPDHLVPAAVVAVDALPVTANGKVDRAALPDPDFGGLVSGREPVTEAERALCALFAEVLGLDRIGADDSFFELGGDSLLSMQLAARAHRDGMTFGAREVFEYRTPSKIAAIIGRGTAAPAGGGQADVALLDIGRDEIDEFEAEFDAEGPFLGT
- a CDS encoding non-ribosomal peptide synthetase — translated: MAQSRIEEIWPLSPLQAGLLFHAVYDGEGPDVYIGQWILDLDGPVDAGRLREAWAAVLARHAPLRACFRQRKTGETVQLIARQVELPWREVDLSHLEDAEEAVRELSEEDRTKRFDLAQAPLLRLTLLRLGQETHRLVVTCHHTILDGWSLPIVVDEMSELYAAGGDRPSLPEVTSYGAYLAWLNRQDKTRSLSAWTAELSGAEEPTLVAPADSGRAPSVPESVEVRLPSALLRSLGELARGQGLTLNTVVQGAWAMVLARLAGRTDVVFGATVSARPPDLPGVEGMVGLFLNTVPVRVRLHGATPVTELLTDLQKRQSALIPDQYVGLADIQHEAGPGAVFDTLIVFEKFHHEPGDRETLVTRINQGRIAAHYPLTLVAVPGESLLLKLDYLPDLFDRDTALSILERFGEVLRRLTGAADLTVADVEVTTGAERDLVVNHWGAASAPAPGTLPLGLFDDQVESRRDEIAVVEGDSALSYGELAGHAERIAGYLTGRGVRRGDRVAVVMDRSRDLVATLLAVWKAGAAYVPVDPAYPVDRVKFMLSDADPAAVVCTETYRSAVLDGGLEPIVLDDPATRQAVAGATRRPAAVSAHDVAYVMYTSGSTGTPKGVAVSHGDVAALVGEPGWRVGPGDTVLMHASHAFDISLFELWVPLLTGARLMLAGPGAVDGEALAGYVAAGVTAAHLTAGSFRVLAEEAPESVAGLREVLTGGDAVPLAAVERVRKVCPEVRVRHLYGPTEATLCATWWVVEPGAPTGSVLPIGRPLAGRRAYVLDAFLRPVPPGSPGELYVAGAGVAQGYLSRSALTAERFVADPFVPGARMYRTGDLASWTGEGTLVFAGRADDQVKIRGYRVEPGEVEAALAALPGVGQAVVLARHEQLIGYVVAEAGQDADPARLRERLAGTLPEFMIPAALLVLDELPLTVNGKVDRQALPEPDFSSKAAGREPSTEAERVLCGVFADVLGLERVGVEDSFFELGGDSISSMQVAARARREGISLTPRLVFEHRTPGRLAVLANEAPVRKFTADSAATGVGEIPWTPVMRALGKDALRPGFAQARIVVTPAGFDPDALPKALQAVLDVHDLLRVRVESDGRLMVAAPGAVAAAGLVTRVAAGSGDIGDSGDVDELAEREARTAAGTLDPAAGIVARLVWIDAGNAEPGRLAFVAHHLAVDAVSWGILLPDLRAAYDEVVAGGTPALEPATTSYRQWARRLTEQASREDTVAELDRWIAVLEGAKPALEPHAGQAHSWSATLSGSVARALVARVPGAFHCGVQDVLLAGLAGAVAADAAVLVDVEGHGRDAADGEDLVRTVGWFTSVHPVRLDVSGVDLPAAAAGGTAAGELLKTVKEQVGAVPGDGLGHGLLRHLNPDTRARLAGLPSAQIGFTYLGRSGHAAGDGAWRLTDGSLGGGPEMVLGHALEAGADVQDTPAGPRLRLVVEGRDLDPATVERLGEAWAEMLTGLAAHGAAPGAGGHTPSDFALVALTQRDVTELEAAAPGLTDIWPLSPLQEGMLFERAFDEDGVDVYQSQRILDLDGPLDARRLRAAWNRVLSRHESLRAGFHQLGSGETVQVIVDAAEIPWREADLSQLDEADAAVETARLLAEDQAERFDVTRAPLLRLTLIRLGADRHRLVVTSHHVILDGWSTPLVLGEVSTAYAGGRNLPPAPSYQDYLAWLNEQDEKATRAAWRAELAGADEPTVVDADAGKTMVMPDNHAESLSEEETRALADFARGHDLTLSTILQAAWALVLARLAGRTDVVFGNVVSGRPAEVPDVERVVGMFINTVPARVRFDGGRSVLETLRDLQARQSTLSEHQYPGLPEIQKAAGPGAVFDTIVMIENYPHTADGLGDDGGIKIGSVATRTGTSYPLSMNAGLGDRLRVNVSYRPDRISRETAAEVARQVVRVAGRIPAEASLPVGRLAVTSEAARASVVERWNSTGEAHGGPSVVEAFRSRVGASPEAVAVVDGGRTLSYAELDRASDRLAGYLAATGVRRGDRVGVVLERGVDLLVALLAVWKAGAAQVPVNTDHPADRIERMLSDAGASVAVCVEKTRTAVPDKVEPVVVDAPEVAGARHGAPSLTVGAHDVAYVMYTSGSTGVPKGVAVPHGSVAALACDPGWSQDPGDRVLLHASHAFDASLVEIWVPLVSGAAVVVAEQGAVDAQRLREAIGRGVTTVHLTAGTFRVVAEESPEAFTGLREILTGGDAVPLASVARMRRACPEVRFRQLYGPTEITLCATWLVLEPGAGTGDTLPIGGPLDGRQAYVLDAFLQPVAPNVTGELYLAGAGLAHGYAGATGQTARRFVANPFSSGERMYRTGDLARWTDDGELLFAGRADAQVKIRGYRVEPGEIEAALTEVPGVAQAVVVAREERPGEKRLIAYVTAESGQSLESGAIRERLADRLPEFMVPAAVLVLDTFPLTLNGKIDRAALPAPEFTGKQAGRAPRTETERVLCDLFAEILGLDRVGADDGFFELGGDSILSMRLAARARREDLVFGAKQVFEQKTPAAIAAIAERGGVARPDAEDGVGEVAWTPVMRALIDRDHHAMTRGALAQWVTVGAPEDLSAEVLTAGLRAVIDAHDLVRSRVVEHDGEEPRLVVADRGTVDAARLVQRVEAGTGDLDEVADRCAHEAAGRLDPAGGVMVQVVWVDAGPGRRGRLVVVAHHIAVDVVSWRVLLPDLRLACEAVADGREPVLDPAHVSFRRWARTLTEQAVSRTAELETWTRILDGAPARVGELDRSRDTVSTAGRRSWTLPRDRASVLVEKATSAFHCGVHEVLLATLAGAVAHWRGGTAVVVDVEGHGRQPLDELDLSRTVGWFTDVHPLRLDVAGVDTAEALAGGGAAGSLLKKVKENVRAVPDGGLGYGMLRYLNAETGRVLAALPEAEIGFNYLGRFSARRGGAAEPWEIAGTIGGTAEQDAPLRHVVEIDAVVLDSADGPEFGLTVTWAGRVLGEADAESLAKAWLAMLTGLAAHVGDDRSGGYTPSDFPLTALTQREVEEVEAAVPGLQDIWPLSPLQEGLLFHAADERGPDVYASLRTLALDGPLDVPRFRASWQALLDRHPALRASFHQLESGEAVQAVAREVAVPWLETDLSHLPEDEALAEFDRLAAALHAERFDLTRAPSLRLHLVRLGEGQHRLALASHHIAADGWSLPLLIIDVVAAYEAGGDGRALPVPTSYRDYLTWLARQDKAAAREAWRTELAGLDEATHVVPPDSIIAPIEPDRVTFELGEDESRRLVEFTRGHGITVNTLFQGVWSLLLARLTGRDDVVFGATVAGRPPEIPGVESAVGLFMNMLPVRARLTGAEPFVDMLADLQERQVGMMAHQHIGLAEINQLVGPGAAFDTIVVFENPPSPLSPSDDPDALVMRPAAIPNDTGHYPLSMRVSAAGGIRGECIYRPDAYDRAQAEEVVASILQAVAQVVAEPRLPVGRVALLAPEQRRLVVDEWNRTDVPFDAEALPVLFRRQVERSRDAVAVEDARRRLSFGELLDEVESLARLLVGLGVRRETRVGVVVGRSAELAVTLMAVSFAGGSFVPVDPDYPRERIELMLTSSAPEVLVCTTATRSVVPPGFAGSVLVLDELPASDPDVVLPRVAATDAAYVIYTSGSTGVPKGVMVTHSGLGNLAAAHIERLGVTSSSRVLQLSAIGFDAIVSELYMALLAGGTLVLPDAESMPPRVTLGDALRRWGITHLTVSPSVLAAEEDLPDSLESVLTGGEVCTPALADRWSPGRRMINAYGPTETTICSTMSSPLSPGHEVVPLGGPIRNVRHYVLDSFLQPAAPGVAGELYIAGVGLARGYLGRPGLTAERFVASPFAPGERMYRTGDRFRWTTDGQLMFVGRADAQVKVRGYRVEPAEIETVLSEHPGVSQVAIAVHRDGPGDKQLVAYIVPSADTPAGPLMTALRELAAERLPEYMLPSAFVPLDKMPLTPNGKLDHRALQAPDFAGLTSGRDPRTATEKRLCELFAEVLGLDRVGADDSFFELGGDSITSMQLSARARRKGLELTPWQVFEEKTPERLAELVTELPAEGGNTVAPEPEAGMLVALSPDQLDQLEAGLARD